agggatccccaaagaaactttgtctgaggtgttcccagaccagattcctgtatgtactagcaagtacagggtcaggcacagtccattgctgcaatcagctggtggttgcacctgctgggttggttccgttttcagccccttcttccactggaaccaatgggtgctgcagtccagcctggttctgcccagcacacactcggccctcacgcagaCCAGTGTGGGctgattgcttcatttttttaatcttcattgATTGAAAAGTATATGCGCATATGTAGACAAGACTTTccctccactgtttcactcctcggATGTCATAaaagctggtgctgagccaggccgaagccagaagcaCAGAATTCAAGCTGGGGCTTTCACATGGGACCAGGGACCCACCTGAActgttgctgctgcctcccgTGGTATACGTCAGCAAGAGGCTGCGATCAgtggagagccaggacttggactgcATGATCTATTGGCATCTCAAGTAGTCAATTAACTTCCTGCCTAATTGCCCTTCCCCATTTACTACATTTGATGGAATAAAAGGTTGTTTGATTCCagaattgaaaataaaaccaGTTCAGATCTTAcaatttgttcattttctcttgtGACTGAACAGTTAAAATCCATTCTATTTCAGACTTGAGTATGACAGTTcagagcaggaaggaagaaaTTGTCATTGACAGAATCTACAAAATAAGGTGTTCTAGATATTCCAAGCCTATATATAAAGTTTCTAATGTATCTGTTGTGATATCTAGCTTTTTGAGCATTCATCATTGACTAGACAACTTTATTGGTACAGCTTCACATTTCTGATTCTTTGAGGAGTCTATCTTTTCTACTGAACTCAAAGCAACCTAAAATTTCTCAAGACAATCTGTAGGTTGAGACTACTGGGTTTGAGCTCCTTCCTTTCTTGTCTGCACCTTTTCCTACTTTTCACAGCTTAGCCTGTAGTTGCTGGTATCCTGTCTGAACCAGTACAATTTTTGCCTCTGCGGTTTCAGTACTGTGCCTTCCAGGAACAAAGGTTCTGTTATGGATGCCCCTTAATTAAATACAACATCTGAATCCTTGTATGCTAATCACCACAGATTTCTGAACCATATCTCTTTCATGAAAACACAAAGCACCATAATCAGTCACTTTTAGGCTTACAAGGACATTCATTAAATTCATGGGAAGTAggcccagcgtggcagcctagcatgtgctgggatcccatatgggcatgggttctaattccagtggccccacttcccatccagctccccacctgcggcctgggaaagcagttgaggacagcccaaagccttgggaccctgtaccctcatgggagacctggaagaaattcctggctcctggcttcagatcggctcagctctggccgttgcagccacttggggaatgaatcagcggacggaagatcttctccgtctcttctctctgtatatctgtttttccaataaaaataaacaaacctttttttaaaaaatatgggaaATAAGAACTGGTAGAATCTTAAGAGATAATGATTTAACCACTTTTTCAAAATACAGATGAATCTGAAAGGTTCTTACCTTTTTTACATGATGTATATAAGAAAGCATGATTCACTGGACGTTTTATGCTTTACAATATTAGTACTTCTAAGGCTTAAGAGTTTTATCTTTTCTCATACCTGCCATCACTATGAAAAACAGATGTATGAGATATCTCATTTATGGAATGGGGATGCAGAATAGAAGGCAAGGTACCTGTAACACTGGCTGGCGTAGCAGTACAAGTCAACTTGGATTTATGTatcttttggttttggttttttcctgAAATGTTTAGTGGACATTCTTACATATGTAACCTGGAAACTAAGTGGACTGCCCAAGCACCGTGTGATTGGAAGTGGGTGTAACCTGGATTCTGCTAGATTTCGCTATCTCATGGCTGAGAAGCTTGGCATTCATCCCACCAGCTGCCATGGATGGATTCTGGGAGAACACGGCGACTCAAGTGgtaaaaaaacagaatttactgTGGAGTTGTAGATTTGTTcttgcagctttttaaaattttatttttatattgggcCATAGTTTGGAGAAGTCGCAGTAATAGCACCGTCCCATTTGCTTTATCATTTGCTCTCACCTGCCTCTATATCATCCATTTTCATTGTGATACGTTTAAGCATAAATCACAGTCATTGGCCCTCTTCTCCCTACTCCTTTAGGGTGTATTTTTCAATAGAAGAAGGCCTTTCAGTGTAGCCAGTCTATTTTCTACAAAGTCCAGGACTAACCACAGGACCCAAAGTCCAACTTCATTGATCTCCCACAGCCCTGGCGATTTCCTGTGGAGCTTTTTCCCTAATTCAGATTCAACCCTGGGATAATACATCACATCTAGATATCTCCTCCAGTCCAGAATGGCTCCTCAGCCTACCTATGTTTATAAGTCAGTGAGTTACTGTGTAGACTGTTCCTTAGTTTAGATACGGCTAATTACTTCCTGTAATCGGGTGGAGATGTCACACTTCGGGCATAAAGGCCATAGAAGTGACTGTCATGGCATTCAGACATGTCAGGGTCCAACTCTGGCCCAGTGTTTATTCTCACACTCCCGTATCCTTTTCCCTAAAACATCTGGGGTTTCTTTACCTTCTCATATTTAGCTGGGCTATCTAGATGAGTTTAACCCTGTTCACATAGGCATGATTATGCAGGTGTCATGAGTTTTCATCCAGGATCATGAAAATTCCCCATTGGCCTGACTTGGCAGGAGTGGTGGCCTAAACAGGGATCCGATTTTGCCGtgagcagctctgcctttcagaggtGTTTGAGTCACACTAGACTTTGTCCCTACCCTCGATTGCATTTCCTGCGTCTGTCACACTGTCTCCAAAGGTCTGTGAAAATCACACATAAGGTCTAGATCAAATTACTGTTTCAGAGTTTTGTTTTTGGTAAGTCTTTCTCATACTTGTTAATTAGACTGTATCTTGATATaattatgttgtatttgagtCTTACTCCAGGATTTGCCTTTTacttcttcaggaaaaaaattaatttaaattaaaaaaacaaaaaaaaactaataatcaGGATGAGCATCGTGGCTCACagggtcaagccactgcctgcaatgccagcttcccatgccAGAGtattagttcaagtcccagctgctctatttccagttCGGCTCCCTGTTACTACTCCTGGAGAGCCATGGAAGATGACCAAGGTGTTTCTGCCctagccacccacatggaagaccagcctgaaattcctggctcctggttttagcctggcccaaactATAGTTGcgtcaggcatttgggaagtagactAGTGGATTAAAAAAACTCCCCCTTCAacaccctgccttttaaataaataaataaataatcacaaTGTTTAAACACTTCTCAGAGCAGAAGTTTAAACTAACCCCGTGATTTCACAAACCTTGAGAGGAGAATTTCACATTCTCTGTACCGATGTTACAACAGCTCTGTTTTGCACTAAAATTGTTGAGAGCCAAAAGGTCAACTGTATTGCTCTTTGAAGGCAAGTGACAGCCTTTCAGGGAACTCTGGGAGTTACTGGTCACTGGAGTGGTTCCAGCTGGTATTCAGTAAACTGCATTTGAGGTGAAATCTGAACTGAGGAGAGAACAATGTTTTCAACAAGATGTTTCAGAAATGTCtaaggagtttttttttctttctcctctagtGGCTGTCTGGAGTGGTGTGAATGTGGCAGGTGTTTCTCTTCAGGAACTGAACCCAGCAATGGGAACAGACAATGACAGTGAAAACTGGAAGGAGGTACACAAGATGGTGGTGGACAGGTGAGTGCTTTGGGATGCCTCAGTCTGACTCTCAGATCACATTAGGATTTCCATGGCTGACTGCTCATCATATTGTAGTGCAGTACGTATGCACctattgtctttggaaacaggaAAAAGACTCAGAGTGGTCAAACAAGCTGTACCAGTCCTCCCAGGgacagcaaatattttctctcagtcTGGGGTAGAGGTAACAAGCAAAACATGGAATGAACAAATGAGAAAGACCTTCACATAGGTTCCTAAACAAATAAGGTGGGTTCACCTAGAAAGGTAAACCTAGACCTTTGTAGTATCACAGTAACCTAAAATATGTCCCTGCTGATGAACTGCTCAAAGTTTTAGCTGGTCTGTAATTAACTTTCCACactcaatatttaaaaatattccccCTCcctatcgttttttttttttttttaagctgtctCTTTGGTCACTATTTTATTTCTATGACTTTTATCATAGAATGAAATCTCTTCTATCATAGAATGAAACATCTTTttggatggagggagagagaataggGACTTGGATTCAGAGTTGCTACTGATAACTCTCTACCTGTATAGTCCAGAGGCAGCTGTCTAACCTTTAAGACAAATCTGTGGAAAATATTATAGTCATAAACTTATTCATATTACATTAAAGGACACACACGTGTATACCTAGTGATAAGCAATAAATGTTAGACATACAGAAATTTTTTTGTAATAATACTAGTATCCTGAATATGCAACTATATTGTCCATtcagttttactgatttttttaaagagtttgacTAAAAAGTCAATTTGTCTActtattggaaagcagagcaactgaACAACAGAGGTTctgtatccactgattcacatcccagacgGCCACAGCAGCCATATCTGGACTAAGTCAcacaaagccaggaagccaggaacttcatctaagCTGAAGGACCATCCTGTCGCATCACAACACTGCCTCAGGAATCTTGGAAAGTTGAAAGGAGACCAGCTTTGTGGTGTGATCGGTTAAAGCCAGCAGGCCGTAGGGCTCAcacttgatccagctccctgctactgtgccttggaaagcagtggaagatggcttgcaGGCCCgagcttcagccttgcccatctaagccactggggccattaggggaatgaacaaatggatggcagtctctttctctgtaactcttgtcttacaaataaataaactggaaATATCCCTAGAATTTCATGCTGTCAAGTGTCAATGCCTTTGTGGTGTTCAGGGTATGTAGTTTGTGTTCTGAAAATTGCCAGTGTTGTTATCATCACTTGTAGATTACTTTAGGTGGCAATGATCAATGGGATTTCACCATCAGGATATTTTTGTCATttccctttcattctttcttgacTTAATGTGGCTGCAATCAATCCATTTTATGATTGAATTATATTGGTGGAAGAatgtttttataacattttttataaatattcacttaaatatttataaatattcactTACTAGTAAGGTATTTacatttatcaaatatttattagTGCCTTGTACATTTTTAAgcattatatacatatgtatataaaaatttCACCTcagacccggcggcatggcctagcagctaaagtcctcgccttgaacgcgctgggatcccatatgggcgccagttctaatcctggcagccccacttcccatccagctccctgcttgtggcctgggaaagcagtcgaggacggcccaaagctttgggaccctgcacccgtgtgggagacctggaagaggttcctggttcctggcttcggataggcccagtaccagccgttgcgtctcacttggggagtgaaacatcggacggaagatcttcctctctgtctctcctcctctctgtatatctgactttgtaataaaaataaataaatcttaaaaaaaatattacacCTAATGCAGCAAAGTTATGCAATAGACACTGGttgttttgtttctctatttTAGCAAGACTTTACTAAGGTATTTGCTCATGATTACTcttgggaagagagagagtgagtaatAATTACTAGGATGGATGCCTATGACCTGTTATCACTATTCTAATCCTAGTGCCTACGAAGTCATCAAGCTGAAAGGATATACCAACTGGGCTATTGGATTAAGTGTGGCGGATCTCATTGAGTCCATGCTGAAAAATCTCTCCAGGATTCACCCAGTGTCAACAATGGTGAAAGTAAGACTAATACAACACACAAGTTGATTTCTTGCCTTGTATCCTATGATAGATGAGTGTAAAGgacaagccaggatcccactcCACAGTTACTGTGTATTTCAAAGTTTTACGTAAACAGTTTTCCGTGTCCTACAGAAACCTACTGCAAGACTGTGAAACCTGTAGGTTGTTAGGCATGTAataattgttttataaatttatgaTATTGCAAGCTTAATACTAGCATAACATCTATTGAGTACATTTTAAGCCTTTtgaacacatacacaaaatatttaaatagaaactgattgtttttaaacaaaatgttaaaGCACTTTCTAAAACAACTATTTCATTTTCTAACAATCAGtgtcagaatttaaaaataagtgggAAAAGAAACATCAATGGATAAGAGAAAAATGCAGAATATATGCATGTACAAAATATTGGGAGGTAAAACCTGGTGCCAGATGTTTGTTGCAGAATGCTGCAGAAAAACTTAGCAAAAAGAAGTATAGCAAAAATTCTGTAACTGCTGATTTTCAGGGTACAAattcagaaatttcttttttttttctttttatttttgtgtatatagAAAACTTTTTAGAGTTAAGAAGTCTTACATTATATTAAAATAACTtgcttggggccagtgttgtacaGTGGTTTAAGTTGCTGCATGTAGCACTGTCATTTCctctcagagtgccagtttggtTCTAACCTATTCTACTTCCAATGGGCTTCCTACTAAtaagcctgggaaggtagcagaagatggagcaAGTGCTTGGCCTTCTGCCACCCCTGCGGGAGACCAGGAgagagttcctagttcctggctttggcctagcccagcccaaccttggTCAATccagccctttggggaatgaatcattggatggcagGTCTATCTGTGTCCTTCAGATAACGTAACATGGTTAATTATAATTAAGTATTGTGACTAGTTATATACTTAAATTAACTGGGAATAAGTTATGCTACATAAACAAGTGGATTATCTTTGAGATTATAGTATTTCTCAGCAACTTTTGAATGTTTTAGGAATCTCGCCACCCAGTAAGGACTTTGGTAGGCTGGCTACCACCTGAAGTCTTcttaattaaaaaatcttttaagaaacatGAAGAGTAATCCATTGGGAGCCACCATCAAAAACAATATAAAGACATAAACATATTGCTTCGTTAGAGTATGTAAGAAGAGAGCAATGTACAAAACACATATTCAATAAAGTTCATTAATGTACTTCTTACAGCTAGCTAGTTTTGTCATGTGTGCTTGCATAGTTTTGGTATTAAACCTAATTCAACACATAAGCATTGGGGAAATGAGAGATTAGAGAATGAATTTTACCAAATATCCTGTTTGTGTTCAGAGGTTTTGAGTTGGTTGTCAGGGTTCCTGACCTGCAGTCTGGTGTCTTGAACTGAGTGTTTGCTTCTCCTGCAGGGCATGTATGGCATTGAGAATGAGGTCTTCCTGAGCCTTCCATGCATACTCAACGCCCGGGGACTGACCAGTGTCATCAACCAGAAGCTAAAGGACGATGAGGTTGCACAGCTCAAAAAGAGTGCGGACACCCTGTGGGACATCCAGAAGGACCTGAAGGACCTGTGACTCCCGAGTCCTAGGCTGTAGAAACTTCTACCCGCGGCGTGATAGCCCTGAGCCCATAATTTTCCTCCAGGTACATGGAGCACAGtttgcttctctcttccttcatATAGCTGAATTTCGGGCTCAGACTCAAAAGTGCAGCCTGGTTTAATGCTTGCAAAATGAgcttttgaacaaataaaattaactattgtagtgtgtctctgtttctggagttccttttttaatgatttcatgTTCCTGACATGTCATGAAGCATCACTATTCCAAAAAAAAGCCACAGTGCATCCTCTATGCTCTCACCAGGTTTTTCATTGCTTTGGTGTGACATGTGCCACAATTTTGTTGTGCCTAGATGACAACTGGGGTAGTTGTGATGGGTTCAACTTGTATGAGATATACAAAGAGTTCCATTTTAATTCTTTGCAaggaagaacttttaaaaaagagtttaaaaTTGGGAGTGACTGTCAAAGTTAGTTCTAATCATAGTGAAGGGGAAATGAAAGCTTAAACTGAGTGAAAGAGAAAATTACTTAAGTTGTGGCACAAAGCTTGATCATAACAGTAGTCAATATTTAAGTAATGTACACTCTTTTAAATGCTACAGTCATCTCAACTAGCCTGTAACATAGtatttctgttaaaaaaagaaaaggatttgtaaatttgaaaggcaaagctagatcaccatctgtggttcactcccaaatggctgcaatggcttaattcactgtaccacagcaccagccctgcagAGAGCGTTTTGAGCTCCTGTCTCCCTAAGCCTACAACTTTGTCATTTTCATCTGGGCACAATCAATCTACCCTAATGTGGATGTGCAGGAAGATGGATCCATGAATTGCCTCTGCTCTGGGTCTGGAGCCAAGCTATGTCTCACACACATTTGATACCTAAAAATGCCCAACCACCATGGCAGGACTCCTAGTCTGAGCTATCCTGCCTTGGCTTGAGTGTGAAGTTGTGCTGCCTGCTTTTCCTGCATTGTTTCCACTGTCTTCCAAAGAACAATCTCCGGCTTTTCTGTGGAATCTGTGGTGAGAAGAGACGCTCGCAAGAGCAGACCCAAACTCAGGTGGGGTACATCTCCTCTACCAGAGTGTCCATTCCACACTGGCAGAGACCCCCACGTTGTAAGATACAGCCTCTTCCATCCGCTGAAATGATGGTGTGAGACTCGGCAAGTACAGGAAGCAAGACTTCAGTTGGCGAGACACCGTGCCTGGTGGGCCGGCATTCCTGGGTAGTTGACAGCAAGCTGTTTCCAACATGCAGGTCCTTTCCCTGGTTCCTT
Above is a window of Ochotona princeps isolate mOchPri1 chromosome 27, mOchPri1.hap1, whole genome shotgun sequence DNA encoding:
- the LDHB gene encoding L-lactate dehydrogenase B chain, whose translation is MATLKEKLIAPVAGAEATVPNNKITVVGVGQVGMACAISILGKSLADELALVDVLEDKLKGEMMDLQHGSLFLQTPKIVADKDYSVTANSKIVVVTAGVRQQEGESRLNLVQRNVNVFKFIIPQIVKYSPDCIIIVVSNPVDILTYVTWKLSGLPKHRVIGSGCNLDSARFRYLMAEKLGIHPTSCHGWILGEHGDSSVAVWSGVNVAGVSLQELNPAMGTDNDSENWKEVHKMVVDSAYEVIKLKGYTNWAIGLSVADLIESMLKNLSRIHPVSTMVKGMYGIENEVFLSLPCILNARGLTSVINQKLKDDEVAQLKKSADTLWDIQKDLKDL